The Anaerolineae bacterium genome window below encodes:
- a CDS encoding DUF3105 domain-containing protein produces the protein MPSKIKSSRRPPATGLRRYLTVERVVIGGAVGFTIIFLAAMVMGSVFNTPPDVNPAAVPDHSQAFPIQSRDHIQPGAQHPPYNSNPPTGGWHYAQTARTGVYTEMLPDETLVHNLEHGHVWLSYRDAEDEEALAVLRDLQRFYPDYVIVTYRPQNDTRVAAAAWGRLLTLDEPDAAQLQAFIMRYRERAPENIPG, from the coding sequence GTGCCCAGCAAAATCAAATCCTCGCGTCGCCCTCCTGCCACCGGCCTCCGCCGCTATCTGACGGTTGAACGCGTCGTCATCGGCGGCGCGGTCGGGTTCACCATCATCTTCCTGGCCGCCATGGTGATGGGTAGCGTCTTCAACACCCCGCCCGACGTCAACCCGGCCGCCGTCCCTGATCACAGCCAGGCTTTTCCTATCCAGAGCCGCGATCACATCCAGCCGGGCGCCCAGCACCCGCCCTATAACTCCAACCCGCCAACCGGCGGCTGGCACTACGCCCAGACGGCCCGCACCGGCGTTTACACGGAAATGCTGCCGGATGAAACGCTGGTCCACAACCTGGAGCACGGGCATGTCTGGCTATCCTACCGCGACGCTGAGGACGAGGAAGCGCTGGCCGTCCTGCGCGACCTGCAGCGTTTTTACCCGGACTACGTGATCGTCACCTACCGTCCGCAAAACGACACCCGCGTTGCTGCGGCGGCCTGGGGGCGGCTGCTGACGCTGGACGAGCCGGATGCTGCCCAGTTGCAGGCCTTCATCATGCGTTACCGCGAGCGCGCGCCGGAGAACATTCCGGGGTAA